Sequence from the Candidatus Nanopelagicales bacterium genome:
CCAAGCGAGATCTTCGGGAATTTTGGCCACCACAGCAACGCACGGTAGCGAGCCTCTACGCTCCTACGTGTGATGGCTCCTCCCCGCCTCCGTGTCGGTGTCATTGGCACCGGTCGAGCGGGTTCCGTGATTGGCGCGGCCCTGCATCGTGTTGGTCATGAAGTGGTGGCTGTTGCCGCTGTTTCTGAACTCTCACGCCTTCGAGCTCAAGCGCTTTTGCCGGGTGTCCCTATCGTTGATATTGATCAGGTGGTTGCGGCCTGTGATTTGGTGCTGGTCGCAGTTCCCGACGATGCGCTAGCTGGGTTACTCGAAGGTCTTGCTGCGAGCCAATCAGTGAAGCCAGGTCAGTTCTGGGTGCACTTGAGTGGTCGTTATGGCACTGACGTGATGGCGCCAGTAGCTGCGCTTGGGGCCCTGCCGCTAGCTATCCATCCGGTGATGTCTTTTACCGGAACAAGCATGGATCTCCAACGCCTCGAAGAGTGCCCGTTTGGAGTGACGGCGCCTGATGAATTGCGAAGTGCTGCCGAAGCGCTCGTCATTGAGATCGGCGGCGATCCCATTTGGGTGCCAGAAGAGAAGCGAGTGCTGTATCACGCAGCTTTGGCGTTCGGCTCCAATTACCTCATCACCCTGGTAGCCCAAAGTGCCGAGTTGTTGTCGCGGGCCGGCATCGAAGAACCGCGTCGTGTTCTTGCTCCACTGTTGAGTGCGAGTTTGGATAACGCGTTGCGACTGGGCGACCAAGCATTGACCGGGCCAGTGGCGCGAGGTGACGCGGCGAGCGTCAAGGCACATCTTGCTGTGCTTACTGAGCAATCCGAGCTCGCAGGTTCAAGTTACCGAGTACTGGCCCGCGTAACTGCAGATCGAGCAGTTGATGCTGGGTTACTGTCTACAGCGCATGCAGAGGCACTCTTGGGTGTGCTGAGTGAAGAAGGGGAATCGACATGACCTCACTCTTGGCTTCCACTCACGCTGAACTCCTCGCAGCACGTGGCGCGTCGCATCCTGTTGCTGTTGTGATGACGATGGGTGCGCTTCACGAAGGCCACGCGTCCCTTATTCGCGAAGCGCGTGCAGTGGTTGGTCGTTCAGGATTTGTGGTCGTCACGAATTTTGTAAACCCGACGCAGTTTGGTGCGGGTGAAGACTTTGATCGTTACCCACGAACCCTTGATCGCGACCTTGAAGTGAGCGAGCTCGCAGGTGCAGACGTGATGTACGCGCCTTCAGTTGAAGAAATGTATGGCACTGATCGTCTCGATGACCTCGGTGGTCAAGTGATGGTGGATCCAGGAAAACTCGGTGACATTCTTGATGGCGTTGCGCGCCCGGGTCATTTCAAGGGAATGCTGACCATTGTTGGCAAGCTGCTTCACCTGACCGCTCCTGATTACGCCTTCTTCGGTGAAAAGGATTTTCAGCAACTGGCACTCATTACTGCCATGGTGAAGTCCTTGCGGTTTCCCGTGAAAGTGATCGGCGTTCCTACTGTGCGCGAAGATGATGGCTTGGCTATGAGCAGTCGCAATCGTTACCTCTCAACGCAAGAACGCAAGGTCGCATCCCTTGTTCCGCGCGCAATTCAGGTTGCTGCTGAGGTTGCAGCTCATGATGGAGCGCGTGCAGGTGAGCGCGCAGGCATCGCTCTTCTTGCTGATCACCCAGAGTTTTCCCTTGATTATCTGGTCATCACGAATCCACAACTGGGTGAAGCAGTTCCAGGGGAAGGGCGAGTGCTCATCGCAGTTCGCCTTGGAAGTACACGCCTGATCGACAACATCGCTTGTCGTGTTGGTGGATCATCGTGATTCGTTTACCTGTACAGCTTGCTGCCGCTCAACCGGGCTGGACAGTGCGAGCAGACGTGATAGTCGTGGGCTCTGGTATCGCTGGTCTGGCTACTGCCTTACATGCACGCAGGGCTGGTCGGACTGTTCTTGTCATAACAAAAGCCCAAGTCAATGAAGGTTCTACGCGGTGGGCGCAAGGCGGGATTGCTGCAGCACTTGCTGATGATGATTCACCTGCTGAGCATCTTGAAGATACGTTGCTTGCTGGTGTTGGGCTTTGTGACGAGGAAGCCGTGCGCGTACTTGTCACGGAAGGGCCGGGAGCGGTTCGCGGATTGATTCAACTTGGGGCTCGGTTTGATACTGAACCAGACGGTGGAATTTCACTCACGCGTGAAGGCGGTCACCATCGCGATCGCATTGCACATGCTGGTGGAGATGCAACAGGCGCAGAGATTTCACGCGCAATGGTTGAGGCTATAGCTCGCGATCCAGGTATTGAACTTGTAGAAAATGCACTTGCTTTGGATCTGATCACTGATGAAACAGGAGCAGCACAAGGCATCACCTTGCATGTGCTTGGCACTGGGCAGCGCGACGGTGTTGGGGCAGCGCTTGCGCCAACGGTGGTGCTCGCCACGGGAGGCTTTGGGCAAGTCTTTCGCCAGACCACGAATCCTTATGTCTCCACAGGCGATGGTGTCGCACTTGCGATGCGTGCTGGGGCAGATGTGGCTGACCTTGAGTTCGTGCAGTTCCATCCCACGGTGATGTGGCTTGGTCCATTTGCTCAAGGCCAACAACCTTTGGTCTCCGAAGCCGTGCGCGGTGAAGGTGCATTCCTGATTGATGCTGAGGGCACTCGCTTCATGACTGCCGAGCATGAAATGGCTGACTTAGCGCCGCGCGATGTTGTTGCTAAAGCCATTATGCGTCGCATGCGCGCAACGGGTACTGATCACGTGTGGCTTGACGCCCGGCACCTTGGCGCAGATATGTGGGTTCAACGATTCCCGACAATCCTTGAATCCTGCCGATCACGCGGTATTGATCCCATCACTGATCTCATTCCAGTATCTCCAGCTCAGCATTACGTTTCAGGTGGGGTGCTCACCGATTTAGCCGGCCGCACTTCCATACCTGGGTTGTACGCCTGTGGTGAAGTTGCCTGCACGGGTGTACATGGAGCCAATCGGTTAGCGTCGAACTCATTGCTTGAAGGCCTGGTATTTGCTGGCCGCATTGGTGCACAAATTGAACGCGGGCTTCGTGTTGTTCGCGATCCAATTCTCCCCTCGCATAGTGACCAACGGTTATTGCCACATCAGGTACGTCGTCGAGTACAAACCACCATGGATCGCCATGTGGGCGTGTTGCGCAGTTCTGAGTCATTGCAGTTAGCGAGTACTGAACTCAACGCCCTCGCAGCGACTGAGCAAGGTAAGCCAATTGCGGAAGACTGGGAAACGACCAACATCGCGACAATTGCAACGGCACTCACACGCCACGCAGCATTGCGTGAAGAAACCCGTGGATCTCATTGGCGGGAAGACTTTCCTGATCAAAATGACACTCAGTGGCGGGTTCGACTTGTAAGCAACCTCAATAGTGATGGAACATTGACCACTCGCACGGTGCCTCGGTCAGGGGTGTCGTACTCAGATGGAAGGCAAGCATGACTGAACACAATTCGAAGGTGTTTGGTCCAACCATCTCATCGATGCTCATCGATGCTCGTTTGAAACCATTGGCATTGGAAACCCTGATCAACCTAGCTATCGAGGAAGACCTTGATGGCGGAGTCGATGTCACGACTGTCGCAACAGTGCCAACAGATCAAATCGCAGTGCTCGACCTGTGTGCACGACGTGGTGGTGTGATCGCAGGTGTGCCGGTTGCTGCCGCCGTATTCATGGCCGTATGTGGCGATGAAGATGTGGAAATTGAATTCGGGGCGCACGATGGCGAACTCGTTGAAGCTGGTCGCGTTGTAATTTCAGTGCGCGCCTCAACGCATGCACTCTTGCAAGCCGAACGCCCTGCCTTGAATTTCCTTGGTCACCTCAGCGGTATCGCAACCGCGACTCGCGTGTGGGTCGATGAGATCGCTGGAACTGGTGCAGCAATTCGCGATACCCGTAAAACCACACCGGGCATGCGTACCCTGGAAAAATACGCGGTTCGTTGTGGTGGTGGCGTGAACCACCGCATGTCACTTTCCGATGCTGCATTAGTGAAAGACAACCATGTGTTAGCTGCCGGTGGAGTTGCGGAAGCATTCAATTTGGTTCGTCAAAACTTCCCGGGAGTTCCTGTTGAGGTTGAAGTTGATTCAATCCAGCAGCTTGATGATGTGCTGGAAGCTGGAGCTGACCTCGTGCTTCTCGATAATTTCACGACCGAGCAGATGCTCGATGCTGTTGCTCGAACCAAGGGCCGCGCTCGATTGGAAGCCTCGGGTGGATTGAGCTTGGAGGTGGCTCGTGAGGTCGCCGCAACGGGAGTCGACTACCTTGCTGTCGGTGCGCTGACCCA
This genomic interval carries:
- the panC gene encoding pantoate--beta-alanine ligase, whose protein sequence is MTSLLASTHAELLAARGASHPVAVVMTMGALHEGHASLIREARAVVGRSGFVVVTNFVNPTQFGAGEDFDRYPRTLDRDLEVSELAGADVMYAPSVEEMYGTDRLDDLGGQVMVDPGKLGDILDGVARPGHFKGMLTIVGKLLHLTAPDYAFFGEKDFQQLALITAMVKSLRFPVKVIGVPTVREDDGLAMSSRNRYLSTQERKVASLVPRAIQVAAEVAAHDGARAGERAGIALLADHPEFSLDYLVITNPQLGEAVPGEGRVLIAVRLGSTRLIDNIACRVGGSS
- the nadC gene encoding carboxylating nicotinate-nucleotide diphosphorylase → MTEHNSKVFGPTISSMLIDARLKPLALETLINLAIEEDLDGGVDVTTVATVPTDQIAVLDLCARRGGVIAGVPVAAAVFMAVCGDEDVEIEFGAHDGELVEAGRVVISVRASTHALLQAERPALNFLGHLSGIATATRVWVDEIAGTGAAIRDTRKTTPGMRTLEKYAVRCGGGVNHRMSLSDAALVKDNHVLAAGGVAEAFNLVRQNFPGVPVEVEVDSIQQLDDVLEAGADLVLLDNFTTEQMLDAVARTKGRARLEASGGLSLEVAREVAATGVDYLAVGALTHSAPVLDIGADLRTES
- a CDS encoding DUF2520 domain-containing protein, with product MAPPRLRVGVIGTGRAGSVIGAALHRVGHEVVAVAAVSELSRLRAQALLPGVPIVDIDQVVAACDLVLVAVPDDALAGLLEGLAASQSVKPGQFWVHLSGRYGTDVMAPVAALGALPLAIHPVMSFTGTSMDLQRLEECPFGVTAPDELRSAAEALVIEIGGDPIWVPEEKRVLYHAALAFGSNYLITLVAQSAELLSRAGIEEPRRVLAPLLSASLDNALRLGDQALTGPVARGDAASVKAHLAVLTEQSELAGSSYRVLARVTADRAVDAGLLSTAHAEALLGVLSEEGEST
- a CDS encoding L-aspartate oxidase encodes the protein MIRLPVQLAAAQPGWTVRADVIVVGSGIAGLATALHARRAGRTVLVITKAQVNEGSTRWAQGGIAAALADDDSPAEHLEDTLLAGVGLCDEEAVRVLVTEGPGAVRGLIQLGARFDTEPDGGISLTREGGHHRDRIAHAGGDATGAEISRAMVEAIARDPGIELVENALALDLITDETGAAQGITLHVLGTGQRDGVGAALAPTVVLATGGFGQVFRQTTNPYVSTGDGVALAMRAGADVADLEFVQFHPTVMWLGPFAQGQQPLVSEAVRGEGAFLIDAEGTRFMTAEHEMADLAPRDVVAKAIMRRMRATGTDHVWLDARHLGADMWVQRFPTILESCRSRGIDPITDLIPVSPAQHYVSGGVLTDLAGRTSIPGLYACGEVACTGVHGANRLASNSLLEGLVFAGRIGAQIERGLRVVRDPILPSHSDQRLLPHQVRRRVQTTMDRHVGVLRSSESLQLASTELNALAATEQGKPIAEDWETTNIATIATALTRHAALREETRGSHWREDFPDQNDTQWRVRLVSNLNSDGTLTTRTVPRSGVSYSDGRQA